From Streptomyces yatensis, one genomic window encodes:
- a CDS encoding ABC transporter ATP-binding protein, translated as MNTTRPIDFAVVVDGLIKKYPGRPVPAVDNLSFTVRHGEVFGFLGPNGAGKTTTIGILTTRVAPSGGRAFVQGVDVVRRPAVARQSFAIVPQRNNLDRSLTIRQNLTFHAGYHGLPRSERNRLADESLEWVGLGDHAKARADQVSGGQAQRVMIARALMHRPRVLFLDEPATGLDPQSQIFVRDRVAELKTRGVTVVITTHDMEEASKLCDRIGIVDHGKLLALDTPEALTSRMSNTALTVSVRPPHSGMNGVVHMVQGLGVAERVEVLSAEDEMAAAMGGAGAGDGTFRMKVYSNASSSVLLPTVIKALTDTGCEIKDLNVSKASLEDVFVDLTGKEMR; from the coding sequence ATGAACACAACACGCCCTATTGACTTCGCCGTCGTTGTCGACGGCTTGATCAAGAAGTATCCCGGCCGGCCCGTTCCGGCTGTCGACAATCTCAGCTTCACCGTCCGGCACGGTGAGGTCTTCGGCTTCCTCGGACCCAACGGAGCGGGCAAGACCACCACCATCGGCATCCTGACCACCCGGGTCGCGCCCAGTGGCGGGCGCGCCTTCGTGCAGGGTGTCGATGTGGTGCGCAGGCCGGCGGTGGCGCGGCAGTCGTTCGCCATCGTGCCGCAGCGCAACAACCTGGACCGGTCACTGACGATCCGCCAGAACCTCACCTTCCACGCCGGCTACCACGGTCTCCCCCGCTCGGAGCGCAACCGCCTGGCGGACGAGAGCCTGGAGTGGGTCGGCCTCGGCGACCACGCCAAGGCCCGGGCGGACCAGGTCTCCGGTGGTCAGGCACAGCGCGTGATGATCGCGCGGGCGCTGATGCACCGCCCCCGGGTGCTGTTCCTGGACGAGCCGGCCACCGGCCTCGACCCGCAGTCACAGATCTTCGTACGCGACCGGGTCGCCGAACTGAAGACCCGTGGCGTCACGGTGGTGATCACCACCCACGACATGGAGGAAGCCTCCAAGCTGTGTGACCGGATCGGCATCGTCGACCACGGCAAGCTGCTCGCCCTGGACACCCCCGAGGCACTGACCAGCCGGATGAGCAACACCGCGCTGACCGTCTCGGTGCGCCCGCCGCACAGCGGGATGAACGGTGTGGTCCACATGGTGCAGGGTCTCGGGGTCGCCGAGCGGGTCGAGGTGCTCAGCGCCGAGGACGAGATGGCCGCAGCCATGGGCGGGGCCGGGGCCGGCGACGGCACCTTCCGGATGAAGGTCTACAGCAACGCGTCGTCCTCCGTACTTCTGCCCACGGTCATCAAGGCCCTGACCGACACCGGCTGCGAAATCAAGGACCTGAATGTGAGCAAGGCGAGCCTGGAAGACGTCTTTGTCGACCTGACGGGGAAGGAGATGCGATGA
- a CDS encoding thioesterase II family protein produces the protein MYSLSQIKPDDVGLIRILQTETPSSFRLICFPESAHSTAYYLSLSELLLPTVEVLAIQYPLYVGIDDDERLTDSADLADRIFGALGEWMDRPLAFFGHRAGADLAYRVAERLERETGTALLTLFVSGRTAHWGMSLGPPELGCRIVALAGEGDPKTPLRGVRAWRRRTSGRFDLEVFPGARYYLDSSRREVVNLVHDQLLSHVPVDAEWETGFEDQGA, from the coding sequence ATGTACTCCTTGAGCCAGATCAAGCCCGATGATGTGGGCCTTATTCGGATATTGCAAACGGAAACTCCGAGTAGTTTCCGGCTGATCTGTTTCCCGGAATCCGCCCACTCCACCGCGTACTACCTCTCGCTGTCCGAGCTGCTGCTGCCCACCGTCGAGGTGTTGGCGATCCAGTACCCCCTGTACGTGGGCATCGACGACGACGAGCGGCTGACCGATTCGGCCGACCTCGCGGACCGGATCTTCGGTGCGCTGGGGGAGTGGATGGACCGCCCGCTCGCCTTCTTCGGCCACCGGGCCGGCGCCGACCTCGCCTACCGCGTCGCCGAGCGCCTGGAACGGGAGACCGGGACGGCGCTGCTGACCCTGTTCGTATCCGGCCGCACCGCGCACTGGGGCATGTCCCTGGGGCCCCCGGAGCTCGGCTGCCGGATCGTCGCCCTCGCCGGTGAGGGCGATCCCAAGACCCCGCTGCGCGGCGTACGGGCCTGGCGGCGGCGTACGAGCGGACGATTCGACCTCGAGGTGTTTCCCGGCGCCCGTTACTACCTCGACTCGAGCCGGAGAGAGGTCGTCAACCTGGTGCACGACCAGTTGCTCTCGCACGTCCCCGTCGATGCCGAGTGGGAGACCGGCTTCGAAGACCAGGGAGCCTAG
- a CDS encoding class I adenylate-forming enzyme family protein: protein MTAKIYALDSVQTLTDFELDALRVADVIREHGVTHGDRVIFKAGNSAAYVSVLFALMHVGASIVLIDQQEHPDETRRIAQRTGAAIAFVDDDAPIHADIHAVNLYELIAPAAGRPLNTRELSFDAWADRRDGLIMWTSGSTGEPKGAVKSGRKFLTNLERNAAQVGHRPDDVLLPLLPFAHQYGLSMVLIAWLTRCSLVIAPYKRLDRAVQMAGRTGATVIDATPSSYRTMLNLVGRKPSLRAQLDGVRMFCSGAAPLDGALSERYVAEFGLPLLDSYGSTELGNIAFATLENPVSCGRAMEGIKLRVVDEDGHPAAPGQAGEIEVDTPDALEGHLAEDGTIDAVPTGWQTTGDLGYLDGDDNLFVLGRKFAVHRSGYTLHPELIERKAALAEISTRIVPLPDERRAGDTQLVFFVEDHELRDAKHWRERLCQVLPVYEQPNRVEVLESFPLNRNGKPDKRRLEQMAQG from the coding sequence ATGACCGCGAAGATCTACGCGCTCGACTCGGTGCAGACCCTGACCGACTTCGAGCTGGACGCGCTGCGCGTCGCCGATGTGATCCGCGAGCACGGGGTGACCCACGGCGACCGCGTCATCTTCAAGGCGGGCAACTCCGCCGCCTATGTGAGTGTGCTGTTCGCGCTGATGCACGTGGGAGCCTCCATCGTGCTGATCGACCAGCAGGAGCACCCGGACGAGACCCGGCGGATCGCCCAGCGCACCGGCGCCGCGATCGCCTTCGTGGACGACGACGCCCCGATCCACGCCGACATCCATGCGGTGAACCTCTACGAACTGATCGCCCCGGCCGCCGGACGCCCGCTCAACACCCGGGAGCTGTCCTTCGACGCCTGGGCCGACCGCCGCGACGGCCTGATCATGTGGACCTCCGGCTCCACCGGCGAGCCCAAGGGCGCCGTCAAGTCCGGCCGTAAATTCCTCACCAACCTGGAGCGCAACGCCGCCCAGGTCGGGCACCGGCCGGACGACGTGCTGCTGCCGCTGCTGCCCTTCGCCCACCAGTACGGGCTGTCCATGGTGCTCATCGCCTGGCTCACCCGCTGCTCGCTGGTGATCGCCCCGTACAAGCGCCTGGACCGGGCCGTGCAGATGGCCGGCCGGACCGGCGCCACGGTGATCGACGCCACCCCGTCGAGCTACCGCACCATGCTCAACCTGGTCGGCCGCAAGCCCTCGCTGCGGGCGCAGTTGGACGGCGTCCGGATGTTCTGCTCGGGCGCCGCGCCGCTCGACGGCGCGCTCTCCGAGCGCTATGTGGCCGAGTTCGGCCTGCCGCTGCTGGACAGCTACGGCAGCACCGAGCTGGGCAACATCGCCTTCGCCACCCTGGAGAACCCGGTCTCCTGCGGCCGGGCCATGGAGGGCATCAAGCTGCGCGTCGTCGACGAGGACGGCCACCCGGCCGCCCCCGGCCAGGCCGGTGAGATCGAGGTCGACACCCCGGACGCGCTCGAGGGCCATCTCGCCGAGGACGGCACCATCGACGCCGTGCCCACCGGCTGGCAGACCACCGGCGACCTCGGCTACCTCGACGGAGACGACAACCTCTTCGTCCTGGGCCGGAAGTTCGCGGTGCACCGCTCCGGCTACACGCTCCACCCCGAGCTGATCGAGCGGAAGGCCGCCCTGGCCGAGATCTCCACCCGGATCGTGCCGCTCCCCGACGAGCGCCGGGCCGGCGACACCCAGCTGGTCTTCTTCGTGGAGGACCACGAGCTGCGGGACGCCAAGCACTGGCGCGAGCGGCTGTGCCAGGTGCTCCCGGTCTACGAACAGCCCAACCGGGTCGAGGTGCTGGAGAGCTTCCCGCTCAACCGCAACGGCAAGCCGGACAAGCGCCGGCTCGAGCAGATGGCCCAGGGCTGA
- a CDS encoding flavin monoamine oxidase family protein, with protein MTCATASATTMLVPDFPYSYDRWLSHPAGLGALPAAVHGTEVAVIGGGMSGLTAAYELLRLGLSPVLYEAEQLGGRMRSTPFPGNPEYKAEMGAMRFPVSARSLFHYIDLLGLSTRPFPNPLAPATASTLIDLNGGQDRARTAGELPDVYQEVADAWDKALQERADLATLRDAIQRRDVGTLKTVWNSLVKEFDDQSFYGFLATSSAFQSFRHREIFGQVGFGTGGWDTDFPNSVLEILRVVVTEADDNQVGIVDGSSQVPNGLWEHQPETLAHWPRGTSLASLHGGRPRPAVTRLRRTADGVRVTDESGEEREFPAVVYSPHVWTLLNRVDCDPSLLSTPLWTAVERTHYMGASKLFVLVDRPFWRDADPATGHDMMSMTLTDRMPRGVYLFDDGPDRPGVMCLSYTWNDDSLKVATLSAEERLETLLTKLAAIYPDVDIRSHIIAGPLTVTWETEPRFMGAFKNNLPGHYRYQRRLFTQFMQDGMDPAQQGFFLCGDDVSWTAGFAEGAVTTALNAVWGVLHHLGGTTHPDNPGPGDLFDTFAPLELPYD; from the coding sequence ATGACGTGCGCTACCGCGTCCGCCACGACCATGCTCGTGCCGGATTTCCCCTATTCCTATGACAGGTGGCTGTCCCATCCGGCCGGTCTGGGCGCCCTGCCCGCCGCGGTGCACGGGACCGAAGTCGCCGTCATCGGCGGCGGGATGTCCGGATTGACGGCGGCCTATGAGCTTCTACGACTAGGGCTTTCCCCAGTTCTTTATGAAGCGGAGCAACTGGGCGGCCGGATGCGGTCCACGCCGTTCCCTGGGAATCCGGAATACAAGGCGGAGATGGGCGCCATGCGCTTTCCCGTCTCCGCCCGTTCGCTGTTCCATTACATCGATCTGCTGGGCCTGTCCACTCGTCCTTTCCCTAATCCTTTGGCACCGGCCACCGCGAGCACGCTGATCGACCTGAACGGCGGTCAGGACCGGGCGCGCACCGCCGGTGAGCTCCCGGACGTCTACCAGGAGGTCGCCGACGCCTGGGACAAGGCGCTCCAGGAGCGGGCCGACCTGGCCACGCTGCGGGACGCCATCCAGCGGCGGGACGTCGGCACGCTGAAGACCGTATGGAACTCGCTGGTCAAGGAGTTCGACGACCAGTCCTTCTACGGCTTCCTCGCCACCTCTTCCGCCTTCCAGTCGTTCCGCCACCGGGAGATCTTCGGCCAGGTGGGCTTCGGTACCGGCGGCTGGGACACCGACTTCCCCAACTCGGTGCTGGAGATCCTGCGGGTCGTGGTCACCGAGGCCGACGACAACCAGGTGGGCATAGTCGACGGCTCCTCCCAGGTGCCGAACGGGCTGTGGGAGCACCAGCCGGAGACGCTCGCCCACTGGCCGCGGGGCACGTCGCTCGCGTCGCTGCACGGCGGCCGGCCCCGCCCCGCGGTCACCCGGCTGCGGCGGACCGCCGACGGCGTCCGGGTGACGGACGAGAGCGGCGAGGAGCGCGAATTCCCCGCGGTGGTCTACAGCCCGCATGTGTGGACCCTGCTGAACCGGGTCGACTGCGATCCGTCGCTGCTGTCCACTCCGCTGTGGACGGCGGTGGAGCGCACCCACTACATGGGCGCGTCCAAGCTGTTCGTCCTGGTCGACCGGCCGTTCTGGCGGGACGCCGACCCGGCGACCGGCCACGACATGATGAGCATGACGCTCACCGACCGGATGCCGCGCGGGGTCTATCTCTTCGACGACGGGCCCGACCGGCCCGGGGTCATGTGCCTGTCGTACACCTGGAACGACGACTCGCTGAAGGTCGCCACGCTCTCGGCCGAGGAGCGGCTGGAGACGCTGCTGACCAAGCTGGCCGCGATCTACCCGGATGTGGACATCCGGTCGCACATCATCGCGGGGCCGCTCACCGTCACCTGGGAGACCGAGCCCCGCTTCATGGGGGCCTTCAAGAACAACCTGCCCGGCCACTACCGCTATCAGCGGCGGCTGTTCACCCAGTTCATGCAGGACGGGATGGATCCGGCGCAGCAGGGCTTCTTCCTGTGCGGGGACGATGTCTCCTGGACGGCCGGGTTCGCGGAGGGTGCGGTGACCACGGCGCTGAACGCGGTGTGGGGAGTCCTCCACCACCTCGGCGGCACCACGCATCCGGACAACCCCGGCCCCGGTGATCTCTTCGACACCTTCGCGCCGCTGGAGCTTCCGTACGACTGA
- a CDS encoding helix-turn-helix transcriptional regulator, which produces MLVERDQEIARLNRLLFEGAREGSRLAVISGAVTSGKTALLHTVADTAGGRGVRVLPAVASASEQKFPYAVLEQLYQGMPGHLQHSGPRPGLEALRDPHGPVEAELPLLQDFHRMLDELTGDAPLLIAIDDVQFADLPSLRCLAYGIRRCRSEALSVVVSRGSLTGPAATALDELLHEPKVCHVRLAPLTVAGVSTLLTQELGTEEAGRHAAAYHEMTGGNLLLLRGLLDDRFSRLTRGPLDPAPGTDAPVAGELFRQAALSCVYRGGPAHRRVAHGVALLGDATSVPLLSQLIEVEERLVRQSVGLLTEVGILHGGRFRSDAVRTVLQDDLELHELGPLHLRAARLLYEEGADPIDVARHLLSHEAPGPVEEWISQALCDAAVHAIAADRRELAMNCLQMADRYSTDEREALQLQATMVQAMWPFNPLSQMRRLQALAGPAGSGLLPAPQTIPVVIGLLGLGRMGEAATALEQVSRAADEHPGTDLDIALRAIRLALSSTYPDHPELRPFLDLEECDGPWDIGPLSPGQSPESPQLTAFRALRTVLSRGVDERAVRAAERVLETVRLSDRTMLTVHAALQTLVYADRHATATSWCDRLIEETSERGAKALLAYFCVLRAQIALRVGRLRDTVRYAERALEELPARGWGVTVGMPLGMLINAHTAMGNHDAAAELLARPVPEEMYRNRFGLHYLYARARHQLATGRQHAALTDFRACGEKMAAWGLDSPATLTWRLGAAETWLTLGGQERAARLAEEQLELAGESSSRTRGAALRVLAATRPLNERIALLQQAVGVLQASGGWYEMARALADLAEAHKQLGDLDTSRLMTRRALRLADSCGAEELSRSLQRTPARSALSEATRTGEDTAAFSELSDAESRVAALAASGYTNREIAAKLYITISTVEQHLTRVYRKINISQRRELPASLDFDVAYTA; this is translated from the coding sequence GTGTTGGTGGAGCGCGATCAGGAGATAGCCCGGCTCAATCGGCTCCTCTTCGAGGGCGCCCGCGAGGGAAGCCGGCTCGCCGTGATCAGCGGCGCCGTTACGTCGGGAAAGACCGCACTACTGCACACCGTGGCGGACACGGCGGGTGGACGCGGCGTCCGGGTACTGCCCGCGGTCGCCTCCGCCTCGGAGCAGAAGTTCCCCTATGCCGTGCTCGAGCAGCTCTACCAGGGCATGCCGGGCCATCTGCAGCACTCCGGGCCGCGGCCCGGCCTCGAGGCGCTCCGCGACCCGCACGGCCCGGTCGAGGCCGAACTCCCGCTGCTCCAGGACTTCCACCGCATGCTCGACGAGCTGACCGGTGACGCCCCCCTGCTGATCGCCATCGACGACGTCCAGTTCGCCGACCTCCCGTCGCTGCGCTGCCTGGCGTACGGCATCCGCCGCTGCCGCTCGGAGGCGCTGTCCGTCGTGGTCAGCCGCGGGTCGCTGACCGGCCCCGCCGCCACCGCCCTGGACGAGCTGCTGCACGAGCCGAAGGTGTGCCATGTGCGGCTCGCCCCGCTCACCGTCGCGGGCGTCTCCACGCTGCTGACCCAGGAGTTGGGCACCGAGGAGGCCGGGCGCCACGCCGCCGCGTACCACGAGATGACCGGCGGCAATTTGCTGCTGCTGCGCGGCCTGCTGGACGACCGGTTCTCCCGCCTCACCCGCGGCCCCCTCGACCCCGCGCCCGGCACGGACGCCCCGGTGGCCGGGGAGCTGTTCCGGCAGGCGGCACTGTCCTGCGTGTACCGCGGCGGCCCGGCCCACCGCCGGGTGGCCCACGGGGTCGCGCTGCTGGGTGACGCCACGTCCGTTCCCCTGCTGAGCCAGCTGATCGAGGTCGAGGAGCGGCTGGTCCGGCAGTCCGTCGGGCTGCTCACCGAGGTGGGCATCCTGCACGGCGGGCGGTTCCGCAGCGACGCGGTGCGCACCGTGCTGCAGGACGATCTGGAGCTGCACGAGCTCGGCCCGCTGCATCTGCGGGCCGCCCGGCTGCTGTACGAGGAGGGCGCCGACCCGATCGACGTGGCCCGCCATCTGCTCAGCCACGAGGCGCCGGGGCCGGTCGAGGAGTGGATCTCGCAGGCGCTGTGCGACGCGGCGGTGCACGCCATCGCCGCGGACCGCAGGGAACTCGCCATGAACTGCCTGCAGATGGCCGACCGGTACAGCACCGACGAGCGCGAGGCGCTGCAGCTCCAGGCGACGATGGTGCAGGCCATGTGGCCGTTCAACCCGCTGTCCCAGATGCGGCGGCTGCAGGCGCTGGCCGGTCCGGCCGGCAGCGGGCTGCTGCCCGCGCCGCAGACCATCCCGGTCGTCATCGGGCTGCTGGGGCTGGGCCGGATGGGCGAGGCGGCCACCGCGCTGGAGCAGGTCAGCCGGGCCGCCGACGAGCACCCGGGCACCGATCTGGACATCGCGCTGCGCGCCATCCGGCTCGCGCTGTCGTCCACCTACCCCGACCACCCCGAACTACGGCCCTTCCTGGACCTGGAGGAGTGCGACGGCCCGTGGGACATCGGGCCGCTGTCGCCCGGCCAGTCCCCGGAGTCGCCCCAGCTGACCGCGTTCCGGGCGCTGCGGACGGTGCTGAGCCGCGGTGTCGACGAGCGCGCGGTGCGCGCCGCGGAGCGGGTGCTGGAGACCGTCCGGCTCTCCGACCGGACGATGCTGACGGTGCACGCCGCGCTGCAGACGCTGGTGTACGCGGACCGCCACGCCACCGCCACCAGCTGGTGCGACCGGCTGATCGAGGAGACCTCTGAGCGCGGCGCCAAGGCGCTGCTGGCCTACTTCTGTGTGCTGCGGGCCCAGATCGCGCTGCGCGTCGGGCGGCTGCGGGACACGGTCCGGTACGCGGAGCGGGCGCTGGAGGAGCTTCCGGCGCGCGGCTGGGGGGTCACCGTCGGCATGCCGCTCGGGATGCTCATCAACGCGCACACCGCGATGGGCAACCACGACGCGGCGGCCGAACTGCTCGCCCGCCCGGTGCCGGAGGAGATGTACCGGAACCGCTTCGGGCTGCACTACCTCTACGCACGGGCCCGGCACCAGCTGGCCACCGGCCGGCAGCACGCGGCCCTGACCGACTTCCGCGCCTGTGGCGAGAAGATGGCCGCCTGGGGCCTGGACTCGCCCGCCACCCTGACCTGGAGGCTCGGCGCCGCCGAGACCTGGCTGACGCTGGGCGGCCAGGAGCGGGCGGCGCGGCTGGCGGAGGAGCAGCTGGAGCTGGCCGGGGAGTCCTCGTCCCGCACCCGGGGCGCCGCGCTGCGGGTGCTGGCCGCCACCCGGCCGCTGAACGAGCGGATCGCGCTGCTGCAGCAGGCGGTGGGGGTGCTCCAGGCGAGCGGCGGCTGGTACGAGATGGCGCGGGCGCTGGCGGATCTCGCGGAGGCGCACAAGCAGCTCGGCGATCTGGACACCAGCCGGCTGATGACCCGCCGGGCGCTGCGGCTCGCGGACAGCTGCGGCGCGGAGGAGCTGTCGCGTTCGCTGCAGCGCACTCCGGCCCGTTCGGCCCTGTCGGAAGCGACCCGTACCGGCGAGGATACGGCCGCCTTTTCCGAACTCTCCGACGCCGAGAGCCGGGTCGCAGCACTAGCAGCTTCCGGCTACACCAACCGGGAAATCGCCGCTAAGCTCTACATCACGATCTCCACGGTGGAACAACACTTGACCCGTGTCTACCGGAAGATCAACATCAGCCAGCGCCGAGAACTGCCCGCGAGCCTGGATTTCGATGTCGCTTACACCGCCTGA
- a CDS encoding sulfotransferase, with translation MGTATRETTSCPRKREEVRVVNQKLTFVVGTGRCGSTALSQVINIHPDVLSINELFASIPDAEMLDEAPLSGPEFWGYLSRPNAITNSMIKNGATPPEFLYHKLPKRRFDAETTGIPAISVMVLPHLTDDPDALFDELESEVTSWPTRRPADHWTALFAFLGARFGNPDAVVERTGLSIGRVPEMHRAFPEARFVHLYREGPDCAVSMSRHFSFRMIPMLWEMAVHLGLETPQHLTPEHAAQLPPDLAPLLSDRYDPALVMERPIPLSAFGTLWSETIVDGLRKLDDVPAEQRAALSYETLLEEPEKELIRLAEFIGVEPHRTWLDASIAHLDGGRPGAARKLPEAELTPLLESCSPGTRALAAHQ, from the coding sequence ATGGGAACGGCTACTAGGGAAACAACTAGTTGTCCGAGAAAACGGGAGGAAGTGCGCGTGGTCAACCAGAAGTTGACATTTGTCGTCGGCACCGGCCGGTGCGGTTCGACGGCTCTGTCTCAGGTCATCAATATTCATCCGGATGTTCTCAGCATCAATGAATTGTTCGCCAGCATTCCCGATGCGGAGATGCTGGACGAGGCCCCGCTGAGCGGTCCGGAGTTCTGGGGATATCTGTCCCGGCCCAATGCGATCACCAATAGCATGATCAAAAATGGCGCCACCCCGCCCGAGTTCCTCTACCACAAGCTGCCCAAGCGGCGGTTCGACGCGGAGACCACCGGTATTCCGGCCATCAGCGTCATGGTGCTGCCCCATCTGACCGACGATCCCGACGCGCTCTTCGACGAGTTGGAGTCCGAGGTCACCTCCTGGCCCACCCGCCGTCCGGCAGATCACTGGACGGCCCTTTTCGCCTTCCTCGGCGCACGGTTCGGCAACCCCGATGCCGTCGTCGAGCGGACCGGCCTGTCCATCGGCCGCGTGCCGGAGATGCACCGCGCCTTCCCCGAGGCGCGCTTTGTGCACCTCTACCGCGAGGGCCCCGACTGCGCCGTCTCCATGAGCCGCCACTTCAGCTTCCGGATGATCCCGATGCTGTGGGAGATGGCCGTGCACCTCGGTCTGGAGACCCCGCAGCACCTGACGCCGGAGCACGCGGCCCAGCTCCCGCCCGACCTGGCGCCGCTGCTGAGCGACCGCTACGACCCGGCGCTGGTGATGGAGCGTCCCATCCCGCTCAGCGCGTTCGGCACCCTGTGGTCCGAGACGATCGTCGACGGTCTGCGGAAGCTGGACGACGTCCCGGCGGAGCAGCGCGCCGCGCTGTCGTACGAGACGCTGCTGGAGGAGCCGGAGAAGGAGCTGATCCGGCTCGCCGAGTTCATCGGGGTGGAACCGCACCGCACCTGGCTGGACGCGTCCATCGCCCACCTCGACGGCGGCCGGCCCGGCGCGGCGCGGAAGCTGCCCGAGGCGGAGCTCACCCCGCTGCTCGAATCCTGTAGCCCGGGCACGCGGGCGCTGGCCGCCCACCAGTAG
- a CDS encoding LysR family transcriptional regulator — protein sequence MQLHQLRYFATVAETRHFTRAAELLHVAQPSLSQQIRTLERELGADLFHRARGNIALTDAGEALLPLARQILADAETAHREVQEVAQLRRGRVRLGATPSLCASFVPDVLRRFHDEFPGIELIVDEGGSQDLVRTLSAGELDLALIITPLPGQASALAATELLREELVVASSPAAPPPTRRRRILVEDLRDRPMVMFRRGYDLREFTTAVCRAAGFEPSFTVEGGEMDAVLGFVRAGLGIAVLPGMVAARSGLRITPFAGHDMQRTIAVAHRKDVAPPRAARELRRVMLEHLRTAAAGEFGLPPSATRLLP from the coding sequence GTGCAGTTGCATCAGCTGCGTTATTTCGCCACCGTCGCGGAGACCCGGCACTTCACCCGCGCCGCGGAGCTCCTGCATGTCGCCCAGCCCTCGCTGTCCCAGCAGATCCGCACCCTGGAGCGGGAGCTGGGAGCCGATCTCTTCCACCGGGCGCGCGGCAATATCGCCCTCACCGACGCGGGAGAGGCCCTGCTCCCGCTGGCCCGCCAGATCCTCGCCGACGCCGAGACCGCGCACCGCGAGGTCCAGGAGGTCGCCCAGCTGCGGCGCGGCCGGGTGCGGCTGGGGGCCACGCCTAGCCTGTGCGCCAGCTTCGTCCCCGATGTGCTGCGCCGCTTCCATGACGAGTTCCCGGGCATCGAGCTGATCGTGGACGAGGGCGGCTCCCAGGACCTGGTCCGCACGCTCTCCGCGGGCGAGCTGGACCTCGCGCTGATCATCACCCCGCTGCCCGGCCAGGCCTCCGCCCTCGCCGCCACCGAGCTGCTGCGGGAGGAGCTGGTGGTGGCCTCCTCGCCCGCGGCCCCGCCGCCCACCCGGCGTCGGCGGATCCTGGTCGAGGATCTGCGGGACCGGCCGATGGTGATGTTCCGGCGCGGCTACGACCTGCGCGAGTTCACCACGGCGGTCTGCCGGGCGGCCGGGTTCGAGCCGTCCTTCACGGTGGAGGGCGGCGAGATGGACGCGGTGCTGGGCTTCGTACGGGCCGGGCTCGGCATCGCCGTACTGCCGGGGATGGTGGCGGCCCGGTCCGGGCTGCGGATCACGCCGTTCGCCGGCCACGATATGCAGCGCACCATCGCCGTCGCCCACCGTAAGGACGTCGCGCCGCCCCGGGCCGCGCGTGAGCTGCGCCGGGTGATGCTGGAGCATCTGCGGACGGCGGCCGCGGGGGAGTTCGGTCTGCCGCCGAGCGCGACGCGACTGCTGCCGTAG